The proteins below come from a single Streptomyces tubercidicus genomic window:
- a CDS encoding NADP-dependent succinic semialdehyde dehydrogenase: protein MAIATVNPATGETLKTFDALNAGEIEDHLVRAEQAFQEHRTTSFARRRELLLAAADLLDADQDGIARTMTTEMGKPLAQARAEAAKCAKTMRWYATHAEELLADEHPDHADVSDSGARRAVVRYRPLGTVLAVMPWNFPLWQVVRFAAPALMAGNTGLLKHASNVPQTALYIEELFRRAGYPEGCFQTLLIGSGAVEDILRDPRIAAATLTGSEPAGRAVAAIAGDEVKKTVLELGGSDPFLVLPTADLEKAARVAVTARVQNNGQSCIAAKRFIVHEDVYDAFAERFTGRMAALTIGDPMDEDTEVGPLSSEQGRSDLEELVDDAVHKGATALCGGQRPPQHRAGWFYEPTVLSGITPDMRIHHEEAFGPVATLYRVADLDEAVRVANDTPFGLSSNAWTRDPDEQERLARDLQAGGVFFNGMTASHPGLPFGGAKRSGYGRELSGHGIREFCNMTTLWYGPED, encoded by the coding sequence ATGGCCATCGCCACGGTCAACCCGGCCACCGGCGAGACCCTGAAGACCTTCGACGCGCTCAACGCGGGCGAGATCGAAGATCATCTGGTTCGGGCGGAGCAGGCCTTCCAGGAGCACCGCACCACGAGCTTCGCCCGCCGCAGGGAACTGCTTCTCGCGGCCGCCGATCTGCTCGACGCCGACCAGGACGGCATCGCCCGCACCATGACCACCGAGATGGGCAAACCGCTGGCCCAGGCGCGCGCGGAGGCCGCGAAGTGCGCCAAGACCATGCGCTGGTACGCCACCCACGCCGAGGAGCTGCTGGCCGACGAGCACCCCGACCACGCCGACGTCAGCGACTCGGGCGCGCGGCGCGCCGTGGTGCGCTACCGCCCCCTCGGCACCGTGCTCGCCGTGATGCCCTGGAACTTCCCGCTCTGGCAGGTCGTACGGTTCGCCGCACCCGCCCTGATGGCGGGCAACACCGGACTGCTCAAGCACGCCTCGAACGTCCCGCAGACCGCGCTCTACATCGAGGAACTCTTCCGCCGCGCCGGCTACCCCGAGGGCTGTTTCCAGACCTTGCTGATCGGCTCCGGCGCCGTCGAGGACATCCTTCGTGACCCGCGGATCGCCGCCGCGACGCTGACCGGCAGCGAACCGGCCGGCCGCGCGGTGGCAGCCATCGCGGGCGACGAGGTCAAGAAGACCGTCCTTGAACTCGGCGGCAGCGACCCGTTCCTCGTCCTCCCCACCGCCGACCTGGAGAAGGCGGCCCGCGTCGCCGTCACCGCGCGCGTCCAGAACAACGGGCAGTCGTGCATCGCGGCCAAGCGGTTCATCGTGCACGAGGACGTCTACGACGCGTTCGCCGAACGGTTCACCGGCCGTATGGCCGCGCTGACGATCGGCGATCCCATGGACGAGGACACCGAGGTCGGACCGCTCTCCAGTGAGCAGGGCCGCTCCGACCTGGAAGAGCTCGTCGATGACGCGGTCCACAAGGGAGCCACCGCACTGTGCGGCGGACAGCGTCCACCGCAGCACCGCGCGGGCTGGTTCTATGAGCCGACGGTGCTGTCCGGGATCACCCCCGACATGCGCATCCACCATGAGGAGGCGTTCGGTCCGGTCGCCACGCTCTACCGCGTCGCCGACCTCGACGAGGCGGTACGGGTCGCCAACGACACACCGTTCGGGCTCAGTTCCAACGCCTGGACCCGCGACCCCGACGAGCAGGAGCGGCTCGCCCGCGACCTGCAGGCCGGTGGGGTCTTCTTCAACGGGATGACCGCCTCCCACCCGGGCCTGCCGTTCGGCGGCGCCAAGCGCTCCGGCTACGGGCGTGAGCTCTCCGGGCACGGCATCCGGGAGTTCTGCAATATGACGACGCTTTGGTACGGGCCGGAGGACTGA
- a CDS encoding L,D-transpeptidase family protein produces MATAQRVRLGTRLRNGAVALLSAVGVALGAPAAPGSAATPPAASPAPGVPLPAAMADTGGGTQLITARARTLGATTGTVNWWQRHNGRWRQLGSAPARFGAGGLAEGRSRVQGTKTTPTGLYDLPFAFGTASAPPGTTAPYRRVGADSWWCEDNASTSYNRWVAPLPPDCAAHESERLAGYPTQYSRALVIGFNYHRPVRGRGAGIFLHVNGKGATAGCVSVPARTMARILSWVRPSAHPHIAIGTTSGPTAVTRY; encoded by the coding sequence ATGGCGACGGCCCAGCGGGTGAGGCTCGGAACGCGGCTCAGGAACGGGGCCGTGGCGCTGCTGTCAGCGGTCGGTGTGGCGCTGGGTGCGCCTGCCGCCCCCGGCTCGGCGGCCACACCTCCCGCCGCCTCCCCCGCCCCTGGCGTCCCGCTCCCCGCCGCCATGGCCGACACCGGCGGCGGCACCCAGCTCATCACCGCCCGTGCGCGCACCCTCGGCGCCACCACGGGGACCGTGAACTGGTGGCAGCGGCACAACGGCCGCTGGCGACAGCTGGGTTCGGCACCGGCCCGCTTCGGAGCCGGCGGCCTGGCCGAGGGTCGCAGCCGGGTGCAGGGCACCAAAACCACCCCGACCGGGCTGTACGACCTGCCGTTCGCTTTCGGGACCGCGTCGGCACCGCCCGGCACCACAGCTCCCTACCGCAGGGTCGGCGCGGACTCCTGGTGGTGCGAGGACAACGCCTCCACCTCCTACAACCGCTGGGTGGCACCGCTGCCCCCGGACTGCGCGGCCCACGAGTCCGAGCGCCTGGCCGGCTATCCGACGCAGTACAGCCGCGCCCTGGTCATCGGCTTCAACTACCACCGACCGGTACGCGGCCGCGGCGCCGGAATCTTCCTCCACGTCAACGGAAAGGGCGCCACGGCCGGCTGCGTCTCCGTACCGGCCAGGACGATGGCACGGATCCTGTCCTGGGTCCGCCCGTCCGCACACCCCCACATCGCCATCGGCACCACGTCGGGCCCGACGGCGGTCACGCGCTACTGA
- a CDS encoding MFS transporter, whose product MPPTTTSEKSEIPLRSRIFADLTPLRTSPDYRRLWCGNTISWMGQQMTALAVSLQVYAITHSTFAVGLVGLCSLVPLVVFGLYGGAIADTVDRRKLGLYSALGATAMSLALAAAALAGYHRVWLLYTVVACQAVCFAMNSPARTSMIPRLLPTEQLPAANALNSLTSNLGLMGGPMLGGVIVGLWGYQTAYLIDVVAFSGSLYAMWRLPSMRPDQGEGPRRRASVLDGLRFLATRPNLRMTFFSDMAAMVLAQPRALFPAVAVLWFGGDAKTVGLLVAAPAVGAVLGGLFSGWLGGIRRHGLAILIAVAAWGAAIACFGLSRQLWLGLFFLAVAGCADTVSMVFRSTMLQAATPDAMRGRLQGVFIVVVAGGPRLGDFLAGSAADLTSPATAVIGGGLACILVVTALGLGRRAFARYDARDPQP is encoded by the coding sequence GTGCCCCCTACAACGACCTCCGAAAAGAGCGAAATACCGCTGCGCTCCCGGATATTCGCCGACCTGACCCCGCTGCGCACCTCCCCCGACTACCGCCGCCTCTGGTGTGGCAACACCATCTCCTGGATGGGCCAGCAGATGACCGCGCTCGCGGTCTCCCTCCAGGTCTATGCCATTACCCACTCCACCTTCGCGGTCGGCCTGGTGGGCCTGTGCTCACTGGTCCCGCTGGTCGTCTTCGGGCTGTACGGCGGCGCCATCGCCGACACCGTCGACCGCCGCAAACTGGGCCTCTACAGCGCCCTCGGCGCGACGGCGATGTCCCTGGCCCTGGCCGCCGCCGCGCTGGCCGGATACCACCGGGTCTGGCTGCTCTACACCGTCGTCGCCTGCCAGGCCGTCTGCTTCGCGATGAACTCACCGGCCCGCACCTCGATGATCCCCCGGCTGCTGCCCACCGAGCAGCTGCCGGCCGCCAACGCCCTCAACTCCCTGACCAGCAACCTCGGTCTGATGGGCGGGCCGATGCTGGGCGGGGTCATCGTGGGGCTGTGGGGCTATCAGACCGCGTATCTGATCGATGTGGTGGCCTTCAGCGGCTCGCTGTACGCGATGTGGCGGCTGCCGTCCATGCGGCCCGACCAGGGGGAGGGGCCGCGGCGCCGGGCCTCCGTACTGGACGGCCTGCGCTTTCTCGCCACCCGTCCGAATCTGCGGATGACGTTCTTCTCCGACATGGCGGCGATGGTGCTCGCCCAGCCGCGCGCACTGTTCCCGGCGGTGGCGGTGCTCTGGTTCGGCGGGGACGCCAAGACGGTCGGCCTGCTGGTCGCCGCGCCCGCGGTGGGCGCCGTACTGGGCGGGCTGTTCTCCGGCTGGCTCGGCGGGATCCGCCGGCACGGTCTGGCCATCCTGATCGCGGTGGCCGCCTGGGGCGCGGCCATCGCCTGCTTCGGGCTCTCCCGGCAGTTGTGGCTGGGGCTGTTCTTCCTGGCCGTGGCGGGCTGCGCGGACACCGTCTCGATGGTGTTCCGCAGCACCATGCTGCAGGCGGCGACGCCGGACGCGATGCGCGGCCGGCTCCAGGGCGTCTTCATCGTCGTGGTCGCCGGCGGCCCCCGCCTCGGCGACTTCCTCGCCGGCTCGGCGGCCGATCTGACCTCCCCGGCCACCGCGGTGATCGGCGGCGGCCTGGCCTGCATCCTGGTCGTCACCGCCCTCGGCCTCGGGCGGCGCGCCTTCGCCCGTTACGACGCCAGGGACCCACAGCCGTGA
- a CDS encoding glutamine synthetase family protein, whose protein sequence is MGTRAAEQRQEARQLAARLEAEGVRNVALTWVDNAGVTRVKTVPVQRLAAAAERGIGMSPVFDVFTSDDTITESEHLGGPDGDLRLFPDLERVTVLAAQPGWAWAPVDRYDQLRRPHPACQRQFARRMVERAAAAGLELRMGFETEWVVTRAPAGHHPADPGPDEPLDYPCAGPAYGMTRVVELSDYLRDVTEALAVQGVDVLQLHPEYAPGQFEVTTAPADPVRAADDVVLVRETVRAVSARHGLRASFAPSFVAGQVGNGCHLHLGLYRDGASLHRAPDASWGLAPDAAAFLGGILNALPALLAIGCPSPASYLRLQPSHWAGVYQCWGVENREAALRLITGAPDDPDGGHAEVKTFDAAANPYLAVGAVLAAGLHGIETAAQLPAPHVGDPGTLGVRERARRGIVRLPATLTEAADRLEKSAPLYEALGEVLHGAVLAVRRAEEAQFADCAAEEIAAATRWRW, encoded by the coding sequence ATGGGAACGCGGGCTGCGGAACAGCGCCAGGAGGCCCGCCAGTTGGCGGCGCGGCTGGAGGCGGAAGGCGTCCGGAACGTGGCGCTGACCTGGGTGGACAACGCAGGCGTCACCCGCGTCAAGACCGTTCCGGTGCAACGGCTCGCGGCCGCCGCGGAGCGCGGCATCGGGATGTCGCCCGTCTTCGACGTCTTCACTTCCGACGACACCATCACCGAATCCGAGCATCTCGGCGGGCCCGACGGTGACCTGCGGCTCTTCCCCGACCTGGAGCGCGTCACGGTACTCGCCGCACAGCCCGGCTGGGCCTGGGCGCCGGTCGACCGCTACGACCAGCTGCGGCGGCCGCACCCCGCCTGCCAGCGGCAGTTCGCCCGGCGGATGGTGGAGCGGGCCGCCGCGGCCGGGCTGGAGCTGCGGATGGGCTTCGAAACCGAATGGGTGGTCACCCGCGCCCCGGCCGGACACCACCCCGCCGACCCCGGACCGGACGAGCCGCTCGACTACCCCTGCGCCGGCCCCGCGTACGGCATGACCCGGGTCGTCGAACTCTCCGACTACCTGCGCGATGTCACCGAGGCGCTGGCCGTCCAGGGCGTCGACGTCCTCCAGCTCCACCCCGAGTACGCCCCCGGCCAGTTCGAGGTCACCACCGCCCCGGCCGACCCCGTCCGCGCCGCCGACGATGTGGTGCTGGTCCGCGAGACCGTCCGCGCCGTCTCCGCCCGGCACGGCCTGCGCGCCTCGTTCGCCCCGTCGTTCGTCGCCGGACAGGTCGGCAACGGCTGCCACCTGCACCTCGGCCTGTACCGCGACGGCGCGAGCCTGCACCGTGCCCCGGACGCCTCCTGGGGCCTGGCACCGGATGCGGCCGCCTTCCTGGGCGGCATCCTGAACGCGCTGCCCGCCCTGCTCGCCATCGGCTGCCCCTCGCCCGCCAGCTATCTGCGGCTGCAGCCCTCCCACTGGGCCGGTGTCTACCAGTGCTGGGGCGTGGAGAACCGGGAGGCGGCGCTGCGGCTGATCACCGGCGCGCCCGACGACCCGGACGGCGGCCATGCCGAGGTCAAGACCTTCGACGCCGCCGCCAATCCGTATCTCGCGGTCGGCGCGGTGCTCGCCGCCGGACTGCACGGCATCGAGACCGCGGCGCAACTGCCCGCACCGCACGTCGGCGACCCCGGCACCCTCGGCGTCCGCGAACGCGCCCGGCGCGGCATCGTACGACTGCCCGCCACCCTCACCGAGGCGGCCGACCGGCTGGAGAAGTCCGCCCCGCTGTACGAGGCGCTGGGCGAGGTGCTGCACGGCGCGGTGCTCGCGGTCCGGCGCGCCGAGGAGGCCCAGTTCGCCGACTGCGCGGCCGAGGAGATCGCCGCGGCTACTCGTTGGCGGTGGTGA
- a CDS encoding SpoIIE family protein phosphatase, translating into MADRGAKRPTVSVPDDWPAHPDLTLALNGMGGFDWDLDSGLMHMDLPALEVFDMLPGEYDDRPATLNTRVPAHEAARLDALIARALKDGSDSYGAYFRVRLRDGELRWAHSQGSIRRDGAGRPRRIIGVVRDASHEYTHAAERAAGDEERRRHTSVVERTTAALAHARTVGEVIAVLADEQGLSRLGAENVILGLVEAGRIRLISEGKAGSYVPDLEYTRVGDEFPMSEVVRTLTPRYVRSRAEFRDHYPRLWPAIEPLNVNSAAYLPLIAQGRPIGVIGLFFERESDFRDQERNVLVALGSSIAQSLARAMLYDQEHDLAAGLQQAMLPRRIPGIPGAQIAVRYRSARMGRDIGGDWYDVIPLPDGRVAAVIGDVQGHDTQAAALMGQLRIVLRAYAAEGHAPATVMGRASAFLNELDTDRFATCTYVDADLSTGSARIVRAGHIDPLLRHAEGICRRLPVAGGLPLGIASEFRRLDYPVTTIQLAPGDTLLLCTDGIVEQPGTDLDIGMRELARLVRDGPQDVQQLADRLCESAGDRTGEDDMALLLLRRLGAPEHDIVGRFRQHIAPADPEGLSAARHMIRAAVRAWGAADRAEEIELVADELITNALLHTDGEAVVNIRMPHSVGRLLRLEVEDHSSSLPRRREPGEAGVSGRGLLLVDRLADVWGVEPRGSGKCVWCEFNCS; encoded by the coding sequence ATGGCTGACCGGGGAGCTAAGCGGCCCACCGTGTCGGTGCCGGACGACTGGCCCGCCCACCCGGACCTGACCCTGGCCCTCAACGGCATGGGCGGCTTCGACTGGGACCTCGACAGCGGGCTGATGCATATGGACCTGCCCGCCCTTGAGGTGTTCGACATGCTCCCGGGGGAGTACGACGACCGCCCGGCCACCCTCAACACGCGTGTCCCGGCCCATGAGGCGGCCCGTCTGGACGCCCTGATCGCTCGTGCCCTCAAGGACGGCAGCGACTCCTACGGCGCCTACTTCCGCGTACGGCTGCGCGACGGTGAGCTGCGCTGGGCCCACAGCCAGGGCAGCATCCGCCGGGACGGCGCCGGCCGGCCCCGCCGGATCATCGGGGTGGTCCGCGACGCCAGCCACGAATACACCCACGCGGCGGAGCGTGCCGCCGGAGATGAGGAGCGCCGGCGGCACACCAGCGTCGTCGAGCGCACCACCGCCGCGCTGGCCCACGCCAGGACGGTCGGCGAAGTGATCGCAGTGCTCGCCGATGAGCAGGGGCTGAGCCGGCTCGGCGCGGAGAACGTGATCCTCGGACTCGTCGAGGCGGGACGCATCCGGCTGATCTCCGAGGGCAAGGCGGGCAGCTACGTACCCGACCTCGAATACACCCGGGTGGGCGACGAATTCCCGATGAGCGAGGTCGTCCGCACCCTCACCCCGCGCTATGTCCGCAGCCGCGCGGAGTTCCGGGACCACTACCCCCGGCTGTGGCCGGCCATCGAGCCGCTGAACGTCAACTCCGCCGCCTACCTTCCGCTGATCGCCCAGGGCCGTCCGATCGGGGTGATCGGTCTGTTCTTCGAGCGGGAGAGCGACTTCCGCGACCAGGAACGCAACGTCCTGGTGGCGCTCGGCAGCAGCATCGCGCAGAGTCTGGCCCGCGCCATGCTCTACGACCAGGAGCACGATCTCGCCGCCGGTCTCCAGCAGGCCATGCTGCCGCGCCGGATCCCCGGCATCCCCGGCGCCCAGATCGCCGTCCGCTATCGCTCCGCCCGTATGGGCCGGGACATCGGCGGCGACTGGTACGACGTGATCCCGCTGCCCGACGGCCGGGTCGCCGCCGTCATCGGCGACGTCCAGGGCCATGACACCCAGGCCGCGGCGCTCATGGGCCAGCTGCGGATCGTGCTGCGCGCCTACGCCGCCGAGGGGCACGCACCCGCCACCGTGATGGGCCGCGCCTCCGCCTTCCTCAACGAGCTGGACACCGACCGCTTCGCCACCTGCACCTACGTCGACGCCGACCTGAGCACCGGCTCGGCCCGGATCGTCCGGGCCGGCCATATCGACCCGCTGCTGCGGCACGCCGAGGGCATCTGCCGCCGGCTGCCGGTGGCCGGCGGGCTGCCGCTCGGTATCGCCTCCGAATTCCGGCGGCTCGACTACCCGGTCACCACCATCCAGCTCGCCCCCGGCGACACCCTGCTGCTGTGCACCGACGGCATCGTCGAACAGCCCGGCACCGACCTCGACATCGGGATGCGGGAGCTGGCCCGCCTGGTCCGCGACGGCCCGCAGGACGTCCAGCAACTTGCCGACCGGCTCTGCGAATCGGCGGGCGACCGGACCGGCGAGGACGATATGGCGCTGCTGTTGCTGCGCCGTCTGGGCGCCCCGGAGCACGACATCGTCGGACGGTTCCGGCAGCACATCGCGCCCGCCGACCCCGAGGGCCTCTCCGCCGCCCGGCACATGATCCGGGCCGCGGTACGGGCCTGGGGCGCGGCGGACCGTGCCGAGGAGATCGAGCTGGTCGCCGACGAGCTGATCACCAACGCCCTGCTGCACACCGATGGCGAGGCCGTCGTCAACATCCGTATGCCGCACAGCGTCGGGCGGCTGCTGCGGCTGGAGGTCGAGGACCACTCCAGCAGTCTGCCGCGGCGCCGCGAACCGGGGGAGGCCGGTGTCTCCGGCCGCGGCCTGCTCCTCGTGGACCGCCTCGCGGACGTCTGGGGTGTGGAACCGCGCGGCAGCGGAAAGTGCGTATGGTGCGAGTTCAACTGCTCCTGA
- a CDS encoding TetR/AcrR family transcriptional regulator produces the protein MNDAPGGRVTDDAGEVTDRVRQVIGRLGCSQREFARRIVMDPSKLSRSLGGTRRFTLAEIVRIADIGAVDTGWLLGAPERPAAPSGREPAAVPEGGRPLQIVRETVRLIAEHGFHGVRVADIAAACGTSPAAVHYHFPGRDELLEAAVRWCMDEDTERRAAGLAAAPDARAELLHLIALQTPRTEQQRRQWLVWLDLWAQAARSTAVGRLHEHYYRQWRTTVAEVLRRGVEQGVFRAVDPEFTALRLTALIDGLATQVLATAPDSTGPDTMHTALLAFVASELTPASTD, from the coding sequence ATGAACGACGCCCCCGGAGGCCGGGTCACCGATGACGCCGGAGAGGTCACGGACCGCGTCCGGCAGGTGATCGGCCGGCTCGGTTGCAGCCAGCGCGAATTCGCCCGCCGGATCGTGATGGACCCGTCGAAACTGTCCAGGTCACTGGGCGGAACCCGGCGCTTCACGCTGGCCGAGATCGTGCGGATCGCCGATATCGGCGCGGTCGACACCGGCTGGCTGCTCGGCGCCCCGGAGCGGCCCGCGGCACCGTCCGGCCGCGAACCGGCCGCGGTACCCGAGGGCGGCCGGCCGCTGCAGATCGTGCGGGAGACCGTCCGGCTGATCGCCGAGCACGGCTTCCACGGCGTACGGGTCGCCGATATCGCCGCCGCCTGCGGCACCAGCCCGGCCGCCGTGCACTACCACTTCCCCGGCCGCGACGAGCTGCTGGAAGCAGCGGTGCGCTGGTGCATGGACGAGGACACCGAGCGCCGCGCCGCGGGCCTGGCCGCGGCGCCCGACGCCCGTGCCGAGCTGCTGCACCTCATCGCGCTGCAGACCCCGCGTACCGAGCAGCAGCGCCGCCAGTGGCTGGTCTGGCTCGATCTGTGGGCCCAGGCGGCCCGCTCCACCGCCGTGGGACGCCTGCACGAGCACTACTACCGGCAGTGGCGCACCACCGTCGCCGAGGTCCTGCGCCGCGGCGTCGAGCAGGGCGTCTTCCGCGCCGTCGATCCCGAGTTCACCGCGCTCCGGCTGACCGCGCTGATCGACGGCCTGGCCACACAGGTGCTGGCCACCGCCCCGGACAGCACCGGCCCCGACACCATGCACACCGCACTGCTGGCCTTCGTGGCGAGCGAACTCACCCCCGCCTCCACCGACTGA